In Juglans regia cultivar Chandler chromosome 13, Walnut 2.0, whole genome shotgun sequence, the DNA window TCACTTGTATCTGCCAACTTCAACATAGATATCATTGTACATGCCATTTATGTTTTTAGAAGCCATAAGATAAATACCTGTCAGACCATATAAACCATAAATGTAAAAATTCTTACCATATGTTCGATTGGCCACTACGACTCTTgctcccttttcttttccacCAAAAGCAAGTGCTTTTCCAGCACCACCAGCTCCCATGACGACAAACAGTTTACCAGTCAACGGAGAACCAGATGCTTGGCTTGCACCATTGGATGCTGCATATAAAAGCTGATAATTTAGTCCACCCACCCACTGaacaaatttaaatagaatattgtgtagcttgtaataaaaaattagaccTCGAAGTCCTTCCTCAATAGCTGCAATTGCTCCAAGATAGTCAACATTGTAATCCATTAGGTTTCCATCAGGTCTCTTGATCATGCAACCATTTACTCCAATTTCCTGTggttaaaattgaaaaagaaatcaattaaaACACGCTTGACactgaaaaagatggaaacaAGAGAGCCTTTCCTTCGTGAAAAACTAAATATCATGGTTCATGATGATATGGACAAGCAGTACAGTGgcacaaagaaacaaataaataaatgtgtaaGGAAAACTTATTGAATACGTTGGCAATTGGATCTATCTCATCACAACAATTAAACCCAGCCTCCTTATGAGGAATTGTATAACTGCATTTTAATAACAATTGttacattttgaaaaagaatataaatgaaatgataaacTCACCTCCTCCTATTAACTTAAGCTTTTAGGACaaaatgtgaataataatatcaacAAATAGAACAGCCCCGATTGAAATCCTCGCGGgcagagaatatatattatgctgtctagattattaaaaaaaaaacacaccatAAGCATATAATCCTTCAGCCATCCCCCATACATCAATTCTCTGCCAGGTTGCCATCAATTCGACATTTTTagactttattttcctttgaaacTTCTCTATTTGCCATCTATTCATAGTTTTAGAGTGCTATAGaacttaaaataactttacagACTAACTACTTGATcatgaatgaaagaataaaacaaataaaatcaagaaagtgaaaacatttttaagttCAATGAAGAGGAAAGCATACCTGCTATTTGGTACAAAGTGCtcattattttgaagtttataaaatgagTCTTGTCTCGGCAAAAAGGGGGAAGGTATATGCTGAACCAGCATATCAGTAAAGCCCAAGGAATGCCCATAAAACTTAGCTACAAGCCACAAATGATCTTTCCCCTCCACTAGCCACAACTGCCTTAGATTTCAGCAGCAAATCTAAGGCATTTCAGCAGCAAACAGTTGCAGAAAATGACAGCCCCACCCATTCTCAATAAACTCTGATTATGTCAAAGTCTTGTGCAGAGAAGCTATGACCAAAACTCCCACCAACAAGACCACACAAAGGGATACACACGGCAGCAGCAAATATATGGCACAACAAGAGTCACACCAATTTTTCCtgcaccaaaataaatttcaaaaccatgAAGTTAAAAATCAGAGTGATTATACAGGCAAATGTTATTGAATAAACTATACTATATCATAAAACTAGCAGAGAACATTAACTATTCACCTTGAGAACCTAATATCTACACAGcatacatttatttttcacaACCATGAAACAAGAATCTCATGTGAAGGATAAAAAAAACAGTTTCCACTTGAACAACATCAACACTTTCTACTCAAAGGCCCATGAGATAGCTGCTCAAAATTTATCTGCCCCCCAATGTATATTTAAGTGCTTCCACCAGACTTCAAATGCTTCCAGCAGATTTGCTCTTAGACAAAATGCCCACACTCGCATCTATCTTCCACCATAGTTCACAAAAGCTGAGATCTCCAAAATATACATACAAAACTCAGCGACAATATCTCTATCTTCCACCATACTTCACAAAAGGCTGAGatctccaaaatataaatacaaaactcAGCGACAACAGCAAAGCTAAGTTCCATCGGGCAAGCTTGGCATAGCCTATATTGAAAATGTCAACATTATTTCTGAGATtacattaaaaacagaaaaatataaataacaaaaagggGAAATAACACCAAAACCTGCTCATTGGCCGGAAGCATTGTGTTTTGTGTTAGAGTACTACACTGGGTTTGGATAACAACCTCATCAACAGCAGTACCGACTTCTGACACCGGGAGGTCAACATTGTCTTTAGGGTCGTCAAATAGATTCCTGTATGTCTAcattggaaaataaaatcagtttcaTCTCTATCTTGAACAATATATGTATGTTTCTCATAATATCTACGGAAGTTGTCCAAGGCTATATGTAATAcctgttttttctttctcttccttgtAGCCTTCTCGACCATCGGGACCTTTCTTCTAATTGGCGGTCTCCCTTTCCCCCGAACAACGTGCGGGCTTAATAGCTTCTTATCCTGATTGGCGACTacattctcttttaattttgttgaacCGGACTCAGTCTCTAATCCTACATACTTATGCTCAAAGTCATCCAACATATGAAAGAATGCATTCACATGCTCATCATTTCGGGAGACACGGGTCGCAAATCTTAGACATCTTTGTACGATAAGGTCATAGCGTCGTGCGTCCGCATTGACCCGTACATCATCATAACTACTCTTAACCAGTGTGTATCTTCTCTTTAAATCTTTCCTCCATCGATCCAACACATATTTCTCTGGCAGCGCATGAATGTACTTCATCTGGCAGACTTTAAATGCATGCCTACAGAGAATCCCCCTCATCTCAAACAAGGCACACGTACATTGAACTTCGCATTCAGTTTCGTTAAAGTAAACTATGTACTTCACAATTCTGGACTGTCCATCAGGTGTAGAGATTTCTTCTAAAACATCGAAGGTGGAAATGCTACCTTCAGTGCCCACAAGTGAAGGGTTACATAAAAGCATCCCCCAAACCTCTGCTTGGACCTCTTTAAATTTTGCGTTCGTGTATAATGATTGAAACTGCCTCTCAATTTTGAATAGGGATACACATGGAATTGTTTGGTTACATGACTGGAAATCAGCTGTCGTCTCCGCCTCCACCTTCTTCCTCAAAGCATTATCAAATTGATCGACAAATTCTTTCAATGTCGTACCGGAATGCACATATCCATCGAAGAACGCGTTCATGCTTTCAGACCATTGAGTAGTGCTCATACCAGCCCAGAATACACCTTTTAAGTAGACTGGTACCCATAATGACCTCTCCGTATACAACCCCTGCAACCATGCATTGTCAATAAGGTCATATTTATGAATTAACTGACCCCACTTCTCCTCAAATTGTTCTATATTTTGTGTATCATAGACTGCACTCTGAATTGCAGTCTTCAATCTTGCGTCATATGCCGAGTGGGATCCCAATTTCTCCGGCAGTTTCCGCATTATATGCCAGAGACAATATCTATGTCTTGCATTCGGGAATACAATCTCAATCGCATTCTTCATTGCCCTGTCTTGGTCTGTTATGATTGCTGCGGGTGCCCGTCCATTCATGCATTCTAACCATGCCTCAA includes these proteins:
- the LOC109008010 gene encoding bifunctional 3-dehydroquinate dehydratase/shikimate dehydrogenase, chloroplastic-like, yielding MDYNVDYLGAIAAIEEGLRASNGASQASGSPLTGKLFVVMGAGGAGKALAFGGKEKGARVVVANRTYDKAKPLASKVGGEAITLAELENFFPEDGMILANTTSVGMKPKIENTPLSKRCCNR
- the LOC109007988 gene encoding protein FAR-RED ELONGATED HYPOCOTYL 3-like codes for the protein MPFAPFVGVNHHGQSILLGAGLISSEDTSTFVWLFEAWLECMNGRAPAAIITDQDRAMKNAIEIVFPNARHRYCLWHIMRKLPEKLGSHSAYDARLKTAIQSAVYDTQNIEQFEEKWGQLIHKYDLIDNAWLQGLYTERSLWVPVYLKGVFWAGMSTTQWSESMNAFFDGYVHSGTTLKEFVDQFDNALRKKVEAETTADFQSCNQTIPCVSLFKIERQFQSLYTNAKFKEVQAEVWGMLLCNPSLVGTEGSISTFDVLEEISTPDGQSRIVKYIVYFNETECEVQCTCALFEMRGILCRHAFKVCQMKYIHALPEKYVLDRWRKDLKRRYTLVKSSYDDVRVNADARRYDLIVQRCLRFATRVSRNDEHVNAFFHMLDDFEHKYVGLETESGSTKLKENVVANQDKKLLSPHVVRGKGRPPIRRKVPMVEKATRKRKKKQTYRNLFDDPKDNVDLPVSEVGTAVDEVVIQTQCSTLTQNTMLPANEQAMPSLPDGT